GGGTGATCGCCCTGCTGGACCCGCCCGGTCAGCCCCTGGACCCGTACCCGCGGGAGGCGGCCAAGCGGGAGACCCTGGCCACCCGGTTCGAACTGTGCTCGATGACCGCCGTCCGCGGAGCCCGCATCGCGGTCTACGCCCACCGGGGCGCATGCCGCTGACCCGCCCGGCCGGCGCTCCGGGCGGCGCAGGAGGATGGGGCGACCCGCGTCGCCCAGCCGGAGGTGCCGAATGCCCACGCCCCACAACGCCACGCCCCAGGAGCCCGTGCCCGCAGCGGTGGGCGAACCGGCACCGGGAGAACAGGCGGCCGGCGAACCGGCGGGACCGCTCGCCGGAGCGCTGCGCGGGTCGGGGACCGGGGCATGGGCCGGGGCATGGGCCGGGCCGGAGGTTGGACTGCTGCCCGGGCCGGAGGCCGAACCGCTGCCCGGGGCGCTCGTCGGGGCGGACTGGCTGGGCGGGCGGCTCGGGGCGGCCGGGCTGGTGGTTCTCGATGCGTCCGTCGGTGCCCACCGGGGTGCGGAGCGTCGAATTCCGGGGGCTCGGCCCTTCGACCTCGACGGCGCCCTGTCCGACCACGAGGCCCCCGCCCCGCACACCATGCCCGGGGTCCGGGAGTTCGCCGGGGCCATGGGGGCGCTCGGGGTCTCCGACTCGGACACCGTCGTCGTCTATGACGGCGCCGGGATCTACTCCAGTGCCCGCGCCTGGTGGATGCTGCGCGCCATGGGCTTCGACCGGGTCGCCGTCCTCGACGGTGGACTGCCCGCCTGGACCGCCGCCGGCCTGCCCGTCGAGGACACCGGCCCGGCCTACGAGGGCCCGCGCGGCTCCTTCACCGCACGGCCCCGTCCCGGGCTGCTGGTCGGCGGCGAGGCCGTCGCCGCGGCCCTGGCCGATCCGGCCGCGGCCGTCGTCGACGCCCGCACCCGCGGACGCTTCGCCGGTACCGCCCCCGAGCCCCGCCCGGGCCTGCGCGGCGGGCACATGCCCGGCGCGGTCAACCTGCCGTTCGGCGAACTCCAGGACCCCGACGGCCTGATGCGCCCGGCCGGGGAGCTCCGCGCGGCCTTCGAGGAGGTCGCGGGCGGGCGCGAACGCCTCTACTTCAGCTGCGGCTCCGGGGTGACCGCCTGCGTGCTGGCCCTCGGCGCCGACCTCGCCGGATACGAGGAGCTGGCCGTGTACGACGGCTCCTGGAGCGAGTGGGGCATGCCCTCGCCGCTGCGCCCGGTCGCGACCGGCCCGGGCAGGGCCCTCCCGGCTGCGGGCTGATCAGCCCCACCTACCGGCGTTCTTCTTCTCGGCGGCCTGGTAGTTCTCCGCCGCCTGCCCGAGCGCCTGCTGGGTCGCGCTGACGATCCGGTGCAGTTGCTGCGTGCTCGTCTCCCAGTCCTTCTGTACTCGCTGCCAGGACTCCGAAGCCTCGCCCTCACAGCCGGCCGCGAGCTTGGCGACGAGGGACTTCATGTCGTCGAGTTCGGTCCGGAGCCTGGTCGCCGTGCCCTGGACGTCGGACCGGGTGGACTGCAGCTGCGCGAAGGTGACTCGGATGGTCATCGGGTTTCCCTGGATCTCTCGTCGGCGGGTGCGGGTCAGCCGAGCCGGCTGGTGTGGGAGGGGATGCAGGACCGGGCGGTCCGGTCCTGGCGGCCGCGGTTCAGCCGGCCTCCTTGAGGTTCTCCCCGACCGTCCGGAGGGAGCCCTGGATCTTCGTGCCGTTGGAGTGGATCTGCTCGGCGAGACTCTGGAAGGCCTTCGCGGCATCGCCCTGCCACTGGTTCCCGATCGCCTGGACCGAGCCCTGCAGGTGTGCGAACAGGCCGTTGATGTTCTGCGCGGCCTGATCCACCTTCTGTGCGCTTGCGGAGGGTTCCTCGGGAGAGCGCGCGTATCCGGACATGCCGTCAACCTCCTGTGCGAGCCGTCGTTGCAGGGCGCGGGACGGCCGTACCAGGGCCCCCGCGCCGGGCGCCGGACGGCGCCAAACGGAATTCAGCCCGGCGAAAACCCCAAATACGACCGTGATCACCTGTTCGGTACATGTCCCATCCTTTCGTGCGACCCCGCCCCGGGGCCCGACCGGGGGTTAACCCCACCCGGGTCCGGGTACCGGCCCCATCGGCCGGGCGGCGGTGCCGCGCGAGGATCGGTCCATGACCTCTCACGCCACGTCACGCCGTCTCGTCCGCACCGCGGTTGCCGTCCTCGGGGCCGGATTCCTGCTGGCCGGCTGCTCCTTCTCGGACGGACCGAAGAAGACGGCGACCGCCGACACCACGATCACCGAGGCGGTCGCGGCGGTCGAGGTGACGGACGCCCGGGCGGGCTCGATCGAGGTCGCCCCGGGGACGGGTCCCGGCGTCACGGTCCGCCGCACCGTCCACTACCGCGGCGACACGGTCCCCACCCCCGGCCAGCAGGTCAGCGGGGGCGTGCTCAGCTTCTCCAACGGCTGCTCCGGCAACTGCTACATCGACTACCGCCTGGAGGTCCCGGCCTCGGCCAGGGTCAAGCTGGAGAGCAGCAGCGGCCGCATCACCGTCACGGGCGTGGCGGCCGCCGAGGTGCAGGCCGAATCCGGCGAGGTCCGGGCCGAGCGCATCGCGGGCCCGCTGAAGATCCGTACCTCCTCGGGCGACATCACCGCGGCCGGCCTCTCCGGCCCGAGCGCGGACGTCCACTCGGAATCGGGCGACGCCCGCATGGACTTCGCCGCGGCCCCGTCCTCGGTGCTCGCCGAGACCACCTCGGGCGACGTCATGCTGAAGGTCCCCACGGCTCCCTACCGGGTCGACGTCTCCACCACCTCCGGCGGCCGCGACATCACCCTGCCCGCGGACCCCTCGGCCCCCTCCCGGCTCTCCGCGAAGACCACCTCGGGCGACGTCCGGATCTCCGCCGTGTGACGGCCGCCACGAGAACGACCTCCCCGCGCTTCCCGCCCTGCCCACCCCTGTTCGCCCCCGGCGAACGGGGGTTGGGGAACATTGGGGGGCGCACATGCATTGAGTCGGCATAGCTCAACTTCACTGCCGGAGAGAAGATCATGGCTTCGACGTCCGTCACACTCACCCTGCCCGTGCTGCCGCTCGACGACGAGGTCGTGCTGCCCGGAATGGTGGTTCCGCTGGAGCTGTCCGACGCCGAGGTGCGCGGGGCCGTGGAGGCGGCCCAGGCCGCGGCGGGCAGCGGGAAGCCCCAGGTGCTGCTCGTGCCGCGGATCGACGGGAAGTACGCCGCGACGGGTGTGCTCGGGACGGTCGAACAGGTGGGGCGGCTCTCCGACGGGGACCCCGGGGCG
Above is a genomic segment from Streptomyces sp. NBC_01233 containing:
- a CDS encoding sulfurtransferase, with amino-acid sequence MPTPHNATPQEPVPAAVGEPAPGEQAAGEPAGPLAGALRGSGTGAWAGAWAGPEVGLLPGPEAEPLPGALVGADWLGGRLGAAGLVVLDASVGAHRGAERRIPGARPFDLDGALSDHEAPAPHTMPGVREFAGAMGALGVSDSDTVVVYDGAGIYSSARAWWMLRAMGFDRVAVLDGGLPAWTAAGLPVEDTGPAYEGPRGSFTARPRPGLLVGGEAVAAALADPAAAVVDARTRGRFAGTAPEPRPGLRGGHMPGAVNLPFGELQDPDGLMRPAGELRAAFEEVAGGRERLYFSCGSGVTACVLALGADLAGYEELAVYDGSWSEWGMPSPLRPVATGPGRALPAAG
- a CDS encoding DUF4097 family beta strand repeat-containing protein, producing the protein MTSHATSRRLVRTAVAVLGAGFLLAGCSFSDGPKKTATADTTITEAVAAVEVTDARAGSIEVAPGTGPGVTVRRTVHYRGDTVPTPGQQVSGGVLSFSNGCSGNCYIDYRLEVPASARVKLESSSGRITVTGVAAAEVQAESGEVRAERIAGPLKIRTSSGDITAAGLSGPSADVHSESGDARMDFAAAPSSVLAETTSGDVMLKVPTAPYRVDVSTTSGGRDITLPADPSAPSRLSAKTTSGDVRISAV
- a CDS encoding WXG100 family type VII secretion target, which produces MTIRVTFAQLQSTRSDVQGTATRLRTELDDMKSLVAKLAAGCEGEASESWQRVQKDWETSTQQLHRIVSATQQALGQAAENYQAAEKKNAGRWG
- a CDS encoding WXG100 family type VII secretion target, with the translated sequence MSGYARSPEEPSASAQKVDQAAQNINGLFAHLQGSVQAIGNQWQGDAAKAFQSLAEQIHSNGTKIQGSLRTVGENLKEAG